In one window of Corallococcus macrosporus DNA:
- a CDS encoding MBL fold metallo-hydrolase, which translates to MKSSLLALCLSVVGFTTGCATSSHAVQKSALGVTRPADALLAQLDVPGPVELETVASCDWAVDRGGLINLEHPSAKAAHLEDGDEPIQVFFHALRHPTRGLYIVDTGVETALRDAPDRSALRGVVASAMHMEKMKVLAPLGEWLAKQPQPLSGVFLTHLHPDHISGMADAPAGTPVFTGPGEAGSRAFVNLLVQGATDRALEGKPALSEWNYSADPKGLFEGAVDVFGDASVWALWVPGHTPGSTAYLVRSTKGPVLLLGDASHTRWGWEHDVEPGTFTQDGPQSVESFRKLRAFVAAHPEVEVRFGHQH; encoded by the coding sequence ATGAAGTCGTCCCTGCTCGCGCTCTGCCTGTCCGTCGTGGGTTTCACCACCGGCTGCGCCACGTCCTCTCATGCCGTCCAGAAGTCCGCGCTCGGCGTGACGCGGCCCGCGGACGCGCTGCTCGCGCAGCTGGACGTGCCGGGGCCGGTGGAACTGGAGACCGTGGCGTCGTGCGACTGGGCCGTGGACCGCGGCGGCCTCATCAACCTGGAGCACCCGTCGGCGAAGGCGGCGCACCTGGAGGACGGAGACGAGCCCATCCAGGTCTTCTTCCATGCGCTGCGCCACCCGACGCGCGGCCTGTACATCGTGGACACCGGCGTGGAGACGGCGCTGCGGGACGCGCCCGACCGCTCGGCGTTGCGCGGCGTCGTGGCGAGCGCGATGCACATGGAGAAGATGAAGGTGCTGGCGCCGCTGGGCGAGTGGCTGGCGAAGCAGCCCCAGCCGCTCTCCGGCGTGTTCCTCACGCACCTGCACCCGGACCACATCAGCGGCATGGCGGACGCGCCGGCGGGGACGCCCGTCTTCACCGGCCCGGGTGAGGCGGGCAGCCGCGCCTTCGTGAACCTGCTGGTGCAGGGCGCCACGGACCGCGCGCTGGAGGGCAAGCCGGCGCTGTCGGAGTGGAACTACTCGGCGGATCCGAAGGGCCTCTTCGAAGGCGCGGTGGACGTCTTCGGGGATGCATCCGTCTGGGCGCTCTGGGTGCCGGGGCACACGCCGGGCAGCACCGCGTACCTCGTGCGCTCCACGAAGGGGCCGGTGCTGCTGTTGGGGGATGCCAGCCACACGCGCTGGGGCTGGGAGCACGACGTGGAGCCGGGCACCTTCACGCAGGACGGGCCCCAGAGCGTGGAGAGCTTCAGGAAGCTGCGCGCGTTCGTCGCGGCGCACCCGGAGGTGGAGGTGCGCTTCGGCCACCAGCACTGA
- a CDS encoding GlxA family transcriptional regulator, producing the protein MHTVAIVALDGVVPFDLSIPTEVFRHVRLPFGGPGYQVRVCGLTPEVHAGAFRVKTHHGLGSLARADTIFLPGIMDLSEPVPPALVKALRAAAARGTRIASICTGAFLLAATGLLDGLRATTHWMAAEELARRHPAIQVDPNVLYVDNGQLLTSAGAAAGLDLCLHLVRRDHGAAVAADAARLAVMPLERDGGQSQFITHVPPAPEGASLEPLLHWMEDHLHRPLTLQALARKAAMSERTLSRHFREQTGTTPLQWLLHARVRRAQHLLETTSQSVEAIAEKVGFGSLTTFREHFQRFVATSPLAYRRAFRGGLEGVSAGGRSAPPPPGAPRRTRAAS; encoded by the coding sequence ATGCATACCGTGGCCATCGTCGCGCTGGATGGAGTGGTGCCCTTCGACCTCTCGATTCCCACCGAGGTCTTCCGCCACGTGCGGCTCCCCTTCGGCGGCCCCGGCTACCAGGTCCGCGTCTGCGGCCTCACCCCGGAGGTCCACGCGGGCGCGTTCCGCGTGAAGACCCACCATGGCCTGGGCTCGCTGGCGCGCGCGGACACCATCTTCCTCCCGGGCATCATGGACCTCTCCGAGCCCGTCCCTCCCGCGCTCGTGAAGGCACTGCGCGCAGCGGCCGCCCGGGGCACGCGCATCGCCTCCATCTGCACCGGGGCGTTCCTGCTGGCCGCGACGGGGCTGCTCGACGGGCTGCGCGCGACCACCCACTGGATGGCCGCGGAGGAGCTGGCCCGGCGCCATCCCGCCATCCAGGTGGATCCGAACGTCCTCTACGTCGACAACGGCCAGCTCCTCACCTCCGCGGGCGCGGCTGCGGGGCTGGACCTCTGCCTGCACCTGGTGCGGCGCGACCACGGCGCCGCGGTGGCGGCGGACGCGGCGAGGCTGGCCGTGATGCCGCTGGAGCGGGACGGCGGCCAGTCCCAGTTCATCACCCACGTGCCCCCCGCGCCCGAAGGCGCGTCGCTGGAGCCGCTCCTGCACTGGATGGAGGACCACCTGCACCGGCCCCTCACGCTCCAGGCCCTCGCCCGGAAGGCGGCGATGAGCGAGCGCACCCTGAGCCGCCACTTCCGGGAACAGACCGGCACCACGCCGTTGCAGTGGCTGCTCCACGCCCGCGTGCGCCGCGCCCAGCACCTGCTGGAGACCACCAGCCAGTCCGTGGAGGCCATCGCGGAGAAGGTGGGCTTCGGCTCGCTCACCACCTTCCGCGAACACTTCCAGCGCTTCGTCGCCACCAGTCCCCTCGCCTACCGCCGTGCGTTCCGCGGAGGCCTGGAAGGCGTCAGTGCTGGTGGCCGAAGCGCACCTCCACCTCCGGGTGCGCCGCGACGAACGCGCGCAGCTTCCTGA
- a CDS encoding DUF3817 domain-containing protein, with protein MSALRQLRWVAFLEGMSFLGLLFIAMPVKYLLGQPLAVRIAGSVHGLLFLLFVSSLFRAASEHGWPARRSLAAFGASLVPFGTFVLDRALRREEQGGPG; from the coding sequence ATGAGTGCGCTGCGACAACTGCGGTGGGTGGCCTTCCTGGAGGGGATGTCCTTCCTGGGGCTGCTCTTCATCGCGATGCCGGTGAAGTACCTGCTGGGGCAGCCCCTGGCGGTGCGGATCGCAGGAAGCGTCCACGGGCTCCTCTTCCTGCTCTTCGTGTCGTCCCTGTTCCGGGCGGCGTCCGAACACGGCTGGCCCGCGCGCCGTTCGCTCGCGGCGTTCGGCGCGTCGCTGGTGCCGTTCGGGACCTTCGTCCTGGACCGGGCGCTGCGGCGGGAGGAGCAGGGCGGTCCAGGCTGA